A region from the Streptosporangium sp. NBC_01756 genome encodes:
- a CDS encoding SigE family RNA polymerase sigma factor, with translation MIAVTGGTHEEFREYVVARGPALLRAARRLTGHPNDAEDLLQSALVKTYLAWDRIQDRAALDAYVRRAMVNINISWWRRRRLEEYPSGEIPEQVSVDGHVYLPEQVEQALDRLPTRMRAAVMLRYYEDMTEPEIARALGISVGTVKSTVSRAMAKLRGDLAVPEQRRLESRTSA, from the coding sequence GTGATCGCGGTGACCGGCGGAACCCACGAGGAGTTCCGCGAGTACGTCGTTGCTCGCGGACCCGCCCTGCTGCGCGCCGCCCGCCGGCTCACCGGACATCCCAACGACGCCGAAGACCTGCTCCAGTCGGCGCTGGTCAAGACCTACCTCGCCTGGGACCGCATTCAGGACCGCGCAGCATTGGACGCCTATGTGCGCCGGGCGATGGTCAACATCAACATCTCCTGGTGGCGCCGGCGCAGGTTGGAGGAGTATCCCTCGGGTGAGATCCCCGAACAGGTCTCCGTCGACGGTCACGTCTACCTGCCCGAGCAGGTGGAGCAGGCCCTCGACCGGCTTCCCACCCGCATGCGGGCCGCCGTCATGCTGCGCTACTACGAGGACATGACCGAACCGGAGATCGCCAGGGCACTGGGAATCAGCGTCGGTACGGTGAAGAGCACCGTCTCGCGGGCCATGGCCAAGCTCCGCGGCGATCTCGCCGTCCCGGAGCAGCGGCGACTGGAGTCGAGGACCAGCGCCTGA
- a CDS encoding MarR family winged helix-turn-helix transcriptional regulator has product MIPFDDSRLTAMGLLAEAYTGLLAKTHLSFSAGGLSDIDFEALIRLARSPGQSLRMSDLAAQTGLSTSGVTRVVDRLERDGLVMRQPCSTDRRASYAAITDAGVDRLGAVLPDHLADVETWFTGLLTPEQLSTFLDTLRIIRDAVRPCATAGAVRDTAEGELAPSD; this is encoded by the coding sequence GTGATCCCCTTTGACGACTCCCGGCTGACCGCGATGGGCCTTCTTGCCGAGGCCTACACCGGCCTGCTGGCGAAGACGCATCTGTCCTTCTCCGCCGGGGGGCTCTCGGACATCGACTTCGAGGCCCTGATCCGGCTGGCGCGCTCGCCGGGCCAGAGCCTGCGCATGAGCGATCTGGCCGCGCAGACCGGGCTGTCCACCAGCGGGGTGACCAGGGTCGTGGACCGGCTGGAGCGCGATGGGCTCGTCATGAGGCAGCCGTGTTCCACCGACCGCCGAGCCTCCTACGCGGCCATCACCGACGCGGGCGTCGATCGGCTCGGTGCCGTGCTCCCCGATCATCTGGCCGACGTCGAGACCTGGTTCACCGGCCTGCTCACTCCCGAGCAGCTCAGCACCTTCCTGGACACGCTCAGAATCATCCGCGACGCCGTACGGCCGTGCGCCACGGCGGGGGCGGTACGCGACACGGCGGAGGGCGAGCTCGCACCGTCCGACTGA